The following proteins are co-located in the Blattabacterium sp. (Blatta orientalis) str. Tarazona genome:
- a CDS encoding RNA methyltransferase, which produces MENIYGTRCHKIKNLIKIYKKSSRKIFFVEGIKEFEMAIKGNFFPIEIFICKKIFHKYNLIKSFNHIVFFISIKTFKKLAYRENSGGIIALFKRKNLERLENIKIYKNPFILILDGIEKPGNLGSMLRIADAVGVHFIILCNIKTYIYNPNIIRCSLGSVFTNKILIEEKKTIISWLQKKKMEIVVTGFHEKSIQLYRTKFSSRLAIVLGSESKGVSPIWLNIAHKIVTIPMFGDMDSLNVSNAMSIIIYEVLRQRNYN; this is translated from the coding sequence ATGGAAAACATATATGGGACACGTTGTCATAAAATTAAGAATTTAATAAAAATTTATAAAAAAAGTTCCAGGAAAATATTTTTTGTAGAAGGAATTAAAGAATTTGAAATGGCAATAAAAGGGAATTTTTTTCCCATAGAAATTTTCATATGCAAAAAAATATTTCACAAATATAATCTTATCAAATCGTTTAATCACATTGTTTTTTTTATTAGCATAAAAACCTTCAAAAAATTAGCCTATAGAGAAAATTCCGGGGGGATCATTGCCTTATTTAAAAGAAAAAATCTTGAAAGACTAGAAAATATAAAAATCTATAAAAATCCTTTTATTCTTATATTGGATGGGATAGAAAAACCTGGAAATTTAGGATCTATGCTAAGAATAGCTGATGCGGTCGGGGTTCATTTCATTATATTATGTAATATAAAAACCTATATTTACAATCCTAATATAATTAGATGTAGTCTAGGAAGTGTTTTTACAAACAAAATTCTCATTGAGGAAAAAAAAACCATTATTTCCTGGTTGCAAAAGAAAAAAATGGAAATTGTAGTAACAGGATTTCATGAAAAGTCTATACAATTATATAGAACTAAATTTTCTTCACGTTTAGCTATCGTTTTAGGTTCAGAAAGCAAGGGGGTATCGCCTATTTGGTTAAATATCGCTCACAAAATAGTAACCATTCCTATGTTTGGAGATATGGATTCTCTAAATGTAAGTAATGCTATGTCTATAATCATATATGAAGTCCTTAGACAAAGAAATTATAATTAA
- a CDS encoding ribonuclease HI: MNKKIHIYTDGSSKGNPGPGGYAIFIEVVGTTYRKVLSEGFRYTTNNRMELLAVIVGLEKLQKKQNIVVFTDSKYVVNTIQKNWIDQWKKRIFIKKNVDLWIRFLDIFNQHFIVFQWIKGHDFHYINDYCDRLSVEASKRKNLKIDHVYEKKKNIH, from the coding sequence GTGAACAAAAAAATTCATATTTACACAGATGGTTCTTCCAAAGGAAATCCTGGACCTGGGGGATATGCTATTTTTATAGAAGTAGTAGGAACTACTTATAGAAAAGTCCTTTCCGAAGGTTTTCGTTATACCACTAATAATCGAATGGAACTATTAGCCGTCATAGTTGGATTAGAAAAATTACAAAAAAAACAGAATATTGTGGTGTTTACCGATTCTAAATATGTGGTAAATACTATTCAAAAAAATTGGATAGATCAATGGAAAAAAAGAATTTTTATAAAAAAAAACGTAGATCTATGGATCCGATTTTTAGATATATTTAATCAACATTTTATTGTTTTTCAATGGATAAAAGGACATGATTTTCATTATATTAATGATTATTGTGATCGACTATCGGTAGAAGCTTCCAAAAGAAAGAATTTAAAAATAGATCATGTCTATGAAAAGAAAAAAAATATTCATTAA
- a CDS encoding 1-acyl-sn-glycerol-3-phosphate acyltransferase yields the protein MKILQISFILLWRAWFFLINIFLVPLWAGASIPFLFKDKYYHIAYWFHQMWARSNLFLMGFWYVLEKEKEETLDKNKQYVIISNHSSIMDIMLIYSLMRNHPLVFVGKAELAKLPFFGFVYRRSNILIDRKNLSSCMQVFKQIQEKVDSGKSVCLFPEGGVPNPSIFLDHFKSGAFSIAIIKKIPIVPFTIADIKTKFPSFPIIKGGPGKIRIKQHHSISTKNLSLKDKNFLKEKCFNLIKYQLEKFEREKIKNDN from the coding sequence ATGAAAATTCTTCAAATTTCATTTATATTATTATGGCGTGCCTGGTTTTTTCTAATCAATATCTTTTTAGTGCCATTATGGGCAGGAGCTTCTATTCCATTTCTTTTTAAAGATAAATATTATCATATTGCATATTGGTTTCACCAAATGTGGGCGAGAAGCAATCTTTTTCTCATGGGTTTTTGGTATGTCTTAGAAAAAGAGAAAGAAGAAACATTAGATAAGAATAAACAATATGTGATAATCAGTAATCATAGTTCTATTATGGACATAATGTTGATTTACTCTTTAATGAGAAACCATCCCTTAGTTTTTGTAGGAAAAGCTGAGCTAGCTAAACTTCCTTTTTTTGGTTTTGTTTATAGAAGAAGCAACATATTAATAGACAGGAAAAATTTATCTAGTTGCATGCAAGTATTTAAACAAATACAGGAAAAAGTAGATTCTGGAAAAAGTGTCTGTCTTTTCCCAGAAGGAGGAGTTCCTAATCCTTCTATTTTTTTAGATCATTTTAAAAGTGGGGCCTTTTCTATCGCTATAATAAAAAAAATACCTATTGTTCCATTTACCATAGCTGATATAAAAACAAAGTTTCCAAGTTTTCCTATTATAAAGGGAGGACCTGGAAAAATACGAATAAAACAACATCACTCCATTTCAACAAAAAACTTATCCTTAAAAGACAAAAATTTCCTAAAAGAAAAATGTTTTAATTTAATTAAATATCAATTAGAAAAATTTGAACGTGAAAAAATAAAAAATGATAATTAA
- the fbp gene encoding class 1 fructose-bisphosphatase — MYTLGEFIIENRDRFLYSTEDLLRLFSSIKLAAKAINKEVNKAGLTEKIGSSGITNIQGENQQKLDEFAHRIFIESFKSRNVVCGIASEESKDFIVIKGEKENPFQKKYIVLIDPLDGSSNIDVNVSIGTIFSVYIKKTPIQMDLRIEDFLQKGNKQILAGYIIYGSSTILVYTTGNGVHGFTLDPSVGTFYLSHPKLHFPEVEKIYSINDGNYVRFPNGIKKFIRYCQEEKDNRPYTARYIGSLVGDFHRNLIQGGIYIYPKTALSPNGKLRLLYECNPMAFLTEQAGGKASDGKKRILDIEPFKLHQRTPFICGSIGMVSKLEEFMNNEKK; from the coding sequence ATGTATACCTTAGGAGAATTTATCATAGAAAATAGGGATCGTTTTTTATATTCCACAGAAGATTTATTACGGTTATTTAGTTCTATTAAATTAGCAGCTAAAGCTATTAATAAGGAGGTGAATAAAGCCGGTTTAACAGAAAAAATTGGAAGTTCCGGAATAACTAATATACAAGGAGAAAATCAACAGAAACTAGATGAGTTTGCACACAGAATTTTTATTGAATCATTTAAAAGCAGAAATGTAGTTTGTGGAATTGCTTCGGAAGAAAGCAAAGATTTTATAGTGATAAAGGGAGAAAAAGAAAATCCTTTTCAAAAGAAATACATTGTTTTAATAGATCCACTAGATGGTTCTTCCAATATAGATGTCAATGTGTCTATTGGGACTATATTTTCAGTATATATCAAGAAGACTCCTATTCAAATGGATTTAAGAATAGAAGATTTTTTGCAAAAAGGAAATAAACAAATTCTTGCAGGATATATTATTTATGGATCCTCCACTATATTGGTCTATACTACAGGAAATGGAGTACATGGATTTACTTTGGATCCTTCTGTAGGAACTTTTTATTTATCTCATCCTAAACTTCATTTTCCAGAAGTAGAAAAAATTTATTCTATCAACGATGGGAATTATGTTAGATTCCCTAATGGTATCAAAAAATTTATAAGATACTGTCAAGAAGAAAAAGATAATCGCCCTTATACGGCACGATATATTGGATCTTTAGTGGGAGATTTTCATAGAAATCTGATACAAGGAGGTATATATATTTACCCCAAAACAGCGCTTTCTCCAAATGGAAAATTGAGGTTACTTTATGAATGTAATCCGATGGCCTTTTTAACAGAACAAGCTGGTGGAAAAGCTTCTGATGGAAAAAAAAGAATTCTAGATATAGAACCTTTCAAATTACATCAAAGGACTCCATTCATTTGTGGATCTATAGGGATGGTTTCTAAGTTGGAGGAATTTATGAATAATGAGAAAAAATAA
- a CDS encoding ribonuclease P protein component — MGFQVKRKKNIIYNTIKYGKLLPVFPIYSFFLLYPNKEKKTRWTELIGTLVKKNFKKAVHRNRIKRLLRASFLLNKFILEEKIERTSCSYHIVFIYIGKFLPKFQDINPSIKKIFNIIRDIETSSLLK, encoded by the coding sequence ATGGGCTTTCAAGTAAAAAGAAAAAAAAATATTATTTATAATACAATCAAATACGGAAAATTATTACCTGTATTCCCTATTTATAGTTTTTTCTTATTGTATCCAAATAAGGAAAAGAAAACGAGATGGACAGAGCTAATTGGAACTTTGGTAAAAAAAAATTTCAAAAAAGCCGTACATAGAAATAGAATAAAACGTTTATTGCGGGCCTCTTTTTTATTAAATAAATTTATTTTAGAAGAAAAAATAGAGAGAACTAGTTGTAGTTATCATATTGTATTTATTTATATAGGAAAATTTTTACCAAAATTTCAGGATATTAATCCCTCTATTAAAAAAATATTTAATATAATAAGAGATATTGAAACCTCATCTTTATTGAAATAA
- a CDS encoding MarC family protein has product MEWINSLISCFMILFSIIDILGNAPIIMGFKSKGNIIETKKVIVTSLIIFLSFLFLGQPMLKIIGVDVHSFSVAGSIVLFLIGLEMILGIDLHKVTENAQTSIVPIAFPLIAGPGSLTTLISLRTTYDVNIILISLILNMIVVYFVIDRCDFIAEKIGSNGLDILKKIFGIVLLAFAVKIFGANAGQLFQ; this is encoded by the coding sequence ATGGAATGGATAAATTCATTAATCAGTTGTTTCATGATCCTTTTTAGCATTATAGATATACTAGGAAATGCTCCCATAATTATGGGTTTTAAATCTAAAGGAAATATTATAGAGACAAAAAAAGTGATAGTGACTTCTCTTATTATCTTTTTATCTTTTTTGTTTTTAGGACAACCTATGCTAAAAATTATTGGTGTAGATGTCCACTCTTTTTCCGTTGCAGGATCTATCGTTTTGTTTTTAATTGGATTAGAAATGATTTTAGGCATAGATCTTCATAAAGTAACAGAAAATGCCCAAACTTCTATCGTTCCAATTGCTTTTCCACTTATAGCTGGACCTGGATCCTTGACTACTCTAATTTCTCTAAGAACTACTTATGATGTAAATATTATTCTTATTTCTTTAATACTCAATATGATAGTAGTTTATTTCGTTATAGATAGATGTGATTTTATAGCTGAAAAAATAGGATCTAATGGTTTAGATATACTAAAAAAGATATTCGGGATCGTTTTATTGGCTTTTGCAGTAAAAATTTTTGGAGCTAACGCAGGTCAATTATTTCAATAA
- the pyrF gene encoding orotidine-5'-phosphate decarboxylase, whose translation MEEKEQFFLKIYNLGIIKFGHFTLKSGMTSPIYIDFRPIASRPDLLIKLSDLLLSEVPYHTFELICGVPYAALPIATTLSLRSNIPLIIKRKENKGYGTKRMIEGIYKKGQNCLLVEDVITSGDSLLQTVIDLEKEGLIIKNILSILDREQGGIDNIKKRGFNIRTLFRIGEVLKMLEKKDLLKKKEIHIIQLFFKKRIKKFQEKRLSYEEKKEKISHPIGKKLLDITLKKKTNLIVSADLIYSEKILELVNLTGDSICGLKLHADIISDFSSSFIASLKKISVEKKFLLFEDRKLCDVGPINYLQLHHGIHKISSWADILTVHLLAGSISIQNLNIPSNMGLITVSEMSSSGRLSDDNYIRKALNISLKNPKVIGTVAQRRVDNRLLLFTPGIHFSQSKENSMGNTYIHPNLAFQKNKSDFIIVGKAIYQSKNPKFLAEKYREIGWKAYENGL comes from the coding sequence ATGGAAGAAAAAGAACAGTTTTTTTTAAAAATTTATAATTTAGGCATTATAAAATTTGGTCATTTTACCTTGAAAAGTGGAATGACTTCTCCTATATATATAGACTTTCGTCCAATAGCTTCTAGACCAGATTTATTAATAAAACTTTCTGATTTGCTTCTTAGTGAAGTTCCATATCATACGTTTGAACTTATTTGTGGAGTCCCCTATGCTGCTTTACCGATAGCTACTACTTTATCCTTAAGGTCAAATATTCCTTTGATTATTAAGAGAAAAGAAAATAAAGGTTATGGAACCAAACGAATGATAGAAGGGATTTACAAAAAAGGACAAAATTGTCTTCTTGTAGAAGATGTAATAACAAGTGGAGATAGTTTATTACAAACCGTGATAGATCTTGAAAAAGAGGGATTGATTATTAAAAATATTCTATCTATTCTTGATCGTGAACAAGGAGGAATAGATAATATAAAAAAAAGAGGATTTAATATACGGACTTTATTTCGTATAGGAGAAGTTTTAAAGATGTTAGAAAAAAAAGATCTTTTAAAGAAAAAAGAAATACATATAATTCAACTTTTTTTCAAAAAAAGAATAAAAAAATTTCAGGAAAAACGTCTTTCCTATGAAGAAAAAAAAGAAAAAATTTCTCATCCCATTGGAAAAAAACTTCTTGATATAACGTTGAAAAAAAAAACAAATTTGATTGTTTCTGCCGACTTAATATACTCTGAAAAAATTTTAGAACTAGTGAATTTGACAGGAGATTCCATTTGTGGATTGAAACTTCATGCAGATATTATTAGTGATTTTTCATCTTCATTCATTGCATCTCTTAAAAAAATTTCTGTAGAAAAGAAATTTTTATTATTTGAAGATAGAAAATTATGTGATGTGGGACCTATAAATTATCTACAATTACATCATGGGATACACAAAATTTCTTCTTGGGCAGATATTTTAACGGTACATCTACTTGCAGGAAGTATCAGTATACAAAACTTGAATATTCCTTCAAATATGGGATTAATTACTGTGTCTGAAATGTCTTCTTCTGGAAGATTATCTGATGATAATTATATAAGAAAAGCTTTAAACATCTCTTTGAAAAATCCAAAAGTAATTGGAACCGTAGCACAAAGAAGAGTAGACAATAGATTATTATTATTTACTCCTGGAATACATTTTTCTCAATCAAAAGAAAATTCTATGGGAAATACGTACATTCATCCTAATCTAGCTTTTCAAAAAAACAAAAGTGATTTTATCATAGTTGGAAAAGCTATTTATCAATCTAAAAATCCAAAATTTTTGGCAGAAAAATATAGAGAGATAGGATGGAAAGCTTATGAAAATGGACTTTAG
- a CDS encoding dihydroorotate oxidase — protein sequence MIMKKKKIDISSDINGIKLSSCIMNASGVLCTTEKELKKLIISSSGAIVTKSCTLKPRKGNLEPRYFGWNIGSINSMGLPNLGIDFYLDFLEKINPKKPFFLSISGLSIEENYLLLHKANLSSRISAVELNLSCPNILGKDQVLGYDFNNIPNFLENIFKFYKKPLGVKLPPYFENRHIKKMAFILNKYPIFFVTCINSLPNGLFIDLNKETVVIQPKMGFGGIGGKTIKPFALANIRQFYTYLRKEIPIIGCGGICSGKDIFEHILCGASAVQIGTQFIKEGVSVFDRLRKELVDLLQKKKFPSINKFIGKLNVF from the coding sequence ATGATCATGAAAAAAAAGAAAATAGATATATCTTCTGATATAAATGGGATTAAACTTTCTTCTTGTATTATGAATGCTTCAGGAGTACTCTGTACTACAGAAAAAGAACTTAAAAAGTTGATTATTAGTTCTTCCGGAGCTATTGTGACAAAAAGTTGTACCTTAAAACCAAGAAAAGGAAATTTAGAACCTAGATATTTTGGATGGAATATTGGAAGCATTAATTCTATGGGCCTCCCCAATCTTGGAATAGATTTTTATTTAGATTTTTTAGAAAAAATAAATCCTAAAAAACCTTTTTTTTTATCTATATCAGGACTTTCTATAGAGGAAAATTATCTTCTTCTTCATAAAGCCAATCTTTCTTCCCGTATCAGTGCAGTAGAATTAAATTTGTCTTGTCCAAATATTCTTGGAAAAGATCAAGTATTAGGTTATGATTTTAATAATATTCCGAATTTCCTCGAAAATATATTTAAATTTTATAAAAAACCTTTAGGAGTTAAGTTACCTCCTTATTTTGAAAATAGGCATATTAAAAAAATGGCTTTTATATTAAATAAATATCCTATTTTCTTTGTTACCTGTATTAATAGTTTGCCTAATGGTCTTTTCATTGATCTCAATAAAGAAACTGTGGTGATTCAACCAAAAATGGGTTTTGGAGGGATAGGAGGAAAAACTATAAAACCATTTGCATTAGCAAATATTCGTCAATTTTATACTTATCTACGCAAAGAGATTCCTATAATAGGTTGTGGTGGAATTTGTTCCGGAAAAGATATTTTTGAACACATATTGTGTGGGGCCTCAGCGGTTCAAATCGGAACACAATTTATAAAAGAAGGGGTTTCTGTTTTTGATAGATTGAGAAAAGAGTTAGTTGATCTTCTGCAAAAAAAAAAATTTCCATCTATAAATAAATTTATAGGAAAATTAAACGTTTTTTAA
- the proS gene encoding proline--tRNA ligase yields the protein MHQLTKRSVDYSKWYNEIIIKSGLAEFSGIRGFMIIKPYGFSIWEIIKNTLDKMFKETGHKNVYFPMLIPKSSFSKEKKHIENFSRECAIVTHCKLKKNTDQEELTVDPKSKLQEELVIRPTSESIIWKTFRHWIHSYRDLPLLLNQWGNAIRWEMRTRLFLRTSEFLWQEGHTAHSTEKEAIEETKKILNIYTDFSEKVMAIPVVQGIKPYMDKFSGSETTFSLEAMMQDGKALQIGTSHFLGQNFSKAFDVKFTNKNGKKEYVWSTSWGVSTRLIGGIVMLHSDDHGLILPPKIAPIQIVIIPIYKNQKELSKINEIAERIQKIIKEKGFTVKYDNREIFTPGWKFHEYEMKGIPIRINIGLDEILKEKAEVFRRDTYEKVDVSWNQIITFIPKLLDKIQKNLYQRALNRTKKLTMISDHYEDFKKKIKRCRRFYSCSLGWNKKYRKKIQEETEATIRCIPISTKKKGGKCIYSGNHSSQRVVFAKSY from the coding sequence ATGCATCAATTAACTAAACGTAGTGTGGATTATTCCAAATGGTATAATGAAATTATCATTAAATCTGGTTTAGCAGAATTTTCCGGAATTCGTGGTTTTATGATTATAAAGCCATATGGTTTTTCTATATGGGAAATTATAAAAAACACATTAGACAAAATGTTTAAAGAAACGGGACATAAAAATGTTTATTTTCCTATGCTTATTCCTAAATCTTCTTTCTCAAAAGAAAAAAAACATATTGAAAATTTTTCTAGAGAATGCGCTATAGTCACACATTGTAAGTTGAAAAAAAATACAGATCAAGAAGAATTAACTGTAGATCCAAAATCTAAACTACAAGAAGAATTAGTTATTCGACCTACTTCTGAAAGTATCATATGGAAAACTTTTCGACATTGGATTCATTCTTATAGAGATCTTCCTCTTCTTTTGAATCAATGGGGAAACGCTATTAGATGGGAAATGCGAACCCGTTTATTTTTAAGAACCTCTGAGTTTTTATGGCAAGAAGGTCATACTGCTCATTCTACTGAAAAAGAAGCCATAGAAGAAACTAAAAAAATATTAAATATTTATACGGATTTCTCTGAAAAAGTTATGGCGATCCCTGTAGTACAAGGAATTAAACCATACATGGATAAATTTTCTGGTTCTGAAACCACATTTAGTCTAGAGGCCATGATGCAAGATGGAAAAGCTTTACAAATTGGAACTTCACATTTTCTTGGACAAAATTTTTCGAAAGCTTTCGATGTGAAATTCACTAATAAAAATGGAAAAAAAGAATATGTCTGGTCTACATCTTGGGGAGTTTCGACTAGATTAATAGGTGGAATAGTTATGTTACACTCAGATGATCACGGACTGATATTACCTCCTAAAATAGCTCCTATACAAATAGTTATCATTCCTATATACAAAAACCAGAAAGAATTAAGTAAAATAAATGAAATAGCTGAAAGAATCCAAAAAATTATAAAAGAAAAAGGATTTACTGTGAAATATGATAATAGAGAGATTTTTACTCCTGGATGGAAATTTCATGAATACGAAATGAAGGGAATCCCCATACGAATTAACATTGGATTGGATGAAATCCTAAAAGAAAAAGCAGAAGTTTTTAGAAGAGATACTTACGAAAAAGTAGATGTTTCTTGGAATCAGATTATCACTTTTATTCCAAAACTTCTTGATAAAATACAAAAGAATCTCTATCAAAGAGCTTTAAATAGAACCAAAAAATTGACCATGATTTCAGATCATTATGAGGATTTTAAAAAAAAAATAAAACGGTGTAGGAGGTTTTATTCTTGCTCATTGGGATGGAACAAAAAGTACAGGAAAAAAATTCAAGAAGAAACGGAAGCTACTATACGTTGTATTCCAATTTCTACTAAAAAAAAAGGAGGGAAGTGTATTTATTCTGGAAACCATTCTTCTCAAAGAGTTGTTTTTGCAAAATCTTATTAA
- the rpmF gene encoding 50S ribosomal protein L32, which translates to MAHPKRRQSKSRRNKRRTHLKIQEPLLVKCPLNHQKHLYHHAYWHEGKLYYRGKMVLKKDNPSM; encoded by the coding sequence ATGGCACATCCTAAAAGAAGGCAATCTAAATCTAGGAGAAATAAAAGAAGAACTCATCTAAAAATACAGGAACCTTTATTAGTTAAATGTCCTTTAAATCACCAAAAACATTTATATCACCATGCTTATTGGCATGAAGGGAAACTATATTATAGAGGGAAAATGGTATTGAAAAAAGATAATCCATCCATGTAA
- the accB gene encoding acetyl-CoA carboxylase biotin carboxyl carrier protein translates to MDFKNIKSLIQLISKSNIREVRVKIGETQIHIKNNIFRKKRKKLLNPILSKNRRIYSPVPDFSDRFSKLEMEKKPDKSQYITIKSPIIGTFYRRPHPDKEPFVKVGDKIKIGTKICVIEAMKLFNDIESEVDGKIVKILVEDSTPVDYDQPLFILDPND, encoded by the coding sequence ATGGATTTTAAAAATATTAAATCACTGATTCAATTGATTTCTAAATCTAATATTCGTGAAGTAAGAGTGAAAATAGGAGAAACTCAAATTCATATTAAGAATAACATTTTTAGAAAAAAAAGAAAAAAGTTATTGAATCCAATTTTATCCAAGAACAGAAGAATTTATTCTCCTGTTCCTGATTTTTCCGATAGGTTTTCTAAATTAGAAATGGAAAAAAAACCTGATAAAAGTCAGTACATTACTATTAAATCTCCTATAATTGGAACTTTCTATCGTAGACCTCATCCAGATAAAGAGCCCTTTGTGAAAGTAGGAGATAAGATAAAAATAGGAACAAAAATTTGTGTGATAGAAGCTATGAAGCTATTTAATGATATAGAATCTGAAGTAGATGGAAAAATCGTGAAAATCCTTGTAGAAGACTCTACTCCAGTTGATTATGATCAACCTTTATTTATTTTAGATCCTAATGATTAA
- the accC gene encoding acetyl-CoA carboxylase biotin carboxylase subunit has protein sequence MFKKILIANRGEIALRVIRTAKEMGIKTVAVYSTADRHSLHVYFADEAVCIGPPSPYKSYLNVPNLISAAEITNADAIHPGYGFLSENAYFSSMCKKHGIKFIGPLPNHIIQMGNKISAKKTMKKAGISCLPGSDFFLESSYKEIERIAEKIGYPLIIKAVSGGGGKGIRSVLDKERLKRSWEEAKKESFAFFGKKDMYIEKLILNPRHIEIQIISDQYGKACHLSERDCSIQRRNQKLLEEAPSPFLTPSLRKKMGEVAIKAAEFIRYEGVGTIEFLVDQNRNFYFMEMNTRIQVEHPITEEITGLDLIQEQIFLANGKKLSGKNYYPKMYSMECRVNAEEPSQDFRPVPGKITQMHLPGGKGVRVDTHVYAGYRVPHYYDSMIAKIITTAKSRKETIEKMRRSLDEFVIEGIRTTVPFHKQLMQNNDFLKGDYNTNFLDTLHLDSNFNDNGSNQNY, from the coding sequence ATGTTTAAAAAAATATTAATTGCTAATCGTGGAGAAATTGCCTTACGAGTGATACGTACCGCTAAAGAAATGGGAATAAAAACGGTAGCTGTTTATTCTACAGCCGATAGACATAGTCTTCATGTTTATTTTGCAGATGAAGCTGTCTGTATTGGTCCTCCTTCTCCATATAAATCGTATTTAAATGTTCCAAATTTAATATCTGCAGCCGAAATCACAAATGCAGACGCTATTCATCCTGGATATGGTTTTTTATCTGAAAATGCATATTTTTCATCTATGTGTAAAAAACATGGAATTAAGTTTATCGGTCCACTTCCAAATCATATCATTCAGATGGGAAATAAAATTTCAGCTAAAAAAACTATGAAAAAAGCTGGAATTTCGTGTCTTCCTGGATCAGATTTTTTTTTGGAATCTTCTTATAAGGAAATAGAAAGAATTGCAGAAAAAATTGGGTATCCTCTTATTATCAAAGCGGTTTCTGGAGGTGGTGGAAAAGGAATACGATCTGTTTTAGATAAAGAAAGATTAAAGCGTTCTTGGGAAGAAGCAAAAAAAGAATCTTTTGCCTTTTTTGGAAAGAAAGATATGTATATAGAGAAATTAATTCTCAATCCAAGACATATAGAAATACAAATTATTAGTGATCAATATGGAAAAGCTTGTCATCTATCCGAAAGAGATTGTTCCATTCAACGAAGAAATCAAAAACTGTTGGAAGAGGCTCCTTCTCCTTTTTTAACTCCTTCTTTGAGAAAGAAAATGGGAGAAGTAGCCATAAAAGCTGCTGAATTTATTCGTTATGAAGGAGTAGGAACTATAGAATTTTTAGTAGATCAAAATCGTAATTTTTATTTTATGGAAATGAATACTAGAATTCAAGTGGAACATCCTATTACCGAAGAAATAACGGGTTTAGATCTTATACAAGAACAAATTTTTTTAGCTAATGGAAAAAAACTTTCTGGAAAAAATTATTATCCAAAAATGTATTCTATGGAATGTAGAGTTAATGCAGAAGAACCTTCTCAAGATTTTCGTCCTGTTCCTGGTAAAATTACTCAAATGCATTTACCAGGAGGAAAAGGGGTTCGTGTAGATACCCATGTTTATGCAGGATATAGAGTCCCACATTATTATGATTCTATGATTGCTAAAATTATCACGACCGCAAAAAGTAGAAAAGAGACTATTGAAAAAATGCGTCGTTCATTAGATGAATTTGTAATAGAAGGAATTCGCACGACTGTCCCTTTTCATAAACAGCTTATGCAAAATAATGACTTTTTGAAAGGAGACTATAATACAAATTTTTTAGATACACTTCATTTAGATTCCAATTTTAATGATAATGGATCAAATCAGAATTATTGA